In one Nicotiana tomentosiformis chromosome 6, ASM39032v3, whole genome shotgun sequence genomic region, the following are encoded:
- the LOC104097828 gene encoding uclacyanin 1-like, whose translation MAMLRTLLSLAAIAMVLNSAMAANHTVGGNGGWSQGADYKTWAASETFLVGDNLIFSYGLSHDVLEVTKANYDSCATTNAISTNGGGMTVIALSSLGRRYFICGTGGHCASGMKLEVNTIATASPPPAAAPPVLPPASTPSTTPVISSPTKSPASSPSPKSSAPSPKIAPKISPVSNPSSPTVDAPALPPSGASVPTPSQPSSANKIGVIAGSTVGFGFVVTMTFIL comes from the exons ATGGCAATGCTAAGAACATTATTGAGCTTGGCAGCCATAGCCATGGTGCTTAATTCAGCCATGGCCGCAAATCACACAGTGGGAGGTAATGGTGGATGGAGTCAGGGCGCTGATTATAAAACATGGGCTGCATCCGAAACTTTCTTAGTTGGTGATAATTTGA TATTTTCGTATGGTCTAAGCCACGATGTGCTTGAAGTTACAAAAGCTAATTATGATTCTTGCGCGACAACAAATGCAATATCAACAAATGGTGGTGGGATGACTGTCATTGCTCTATCTTCTCTAGGCAGAAGATACTTCATTTGTGGAACTGGTGGACATTGTGCCTCAGGAATGAAACTTGAAGTCAACACAATTGCCACAGCTTCTCCACCGCCTGCAGCCGCACCTCCGGTTCTGCCACCAGCATCGACACCTTCCACCACCCCAGTGATCAGTTCCCCTACTAAGTCCCCTGCTTCATCACCATCTCCCAAATCTTCAGCGCCGTCGCCAAAAATTGCACCTAAAATTTCCCCTGTTAGTAATCCATCATCCCCTACTGTTGACGCTCCTGCATTGCCTCCTTCTGGTGCTTCTGTTCCGACGCCATCTCAGCCGTCATCAGCTAATAAAATTGGCGTCATTGCTGGTTCTACTGTGGGATTTGGCTTTGTTGTTACGATGACGTTCATTCTTTAA
- the LOC104097819 gene encoding protein VASCULATURE COMPLEXITY AND CONNECTIVITY-like has translation MAKVFGIFACLVIVALDAVAGLLGIKAEGAQNQEKHMKLWLFECKEPSHDAFILGLAAAGLLGAAHILANLVGGCSLYCTSDEIQKAPPSRQLSLACLLFTWIILAGGMGMLVIGTMANNRSRASCGFGHRHFFSIGGILCFVHAIFSVAYYATSTMTLA, from the exons ATGGCAAAGGTATTTGGAATTTTTGCATGTTTAGTAATTGTGGCTTTAGATGCTGTAGCTGGACTTCTTGGAATTAAAGCCGAAGGAGCTCAAAACCAG GAAAAACACATGAAACTATGGTTGTTCGAGTGTAAAGAGCCAAGCCATGATGCATTTATACTAGGTTTAGCTGCAGCAGGTCTTTTAGGAGCAGCTCATATTCTTGCCAACCTCGTCGGAGGGTGCAGCCTCTACTGTACTAGCGATGAGATTCAGAAAGCACCCCCAAGCAGACAATTATCACTCGCTTGTCTTCTTTTCACTTG GATTATACTGGCAGGAGGAATGGGAATGCTAGTGATTGGGACAATGGCAAACAACAGGTCGAGAGCTTCCTGTGGGTTCGGGCATCGTCATTTTTTCTCAATTGGTGGAATTTTGTGTTTCGTACATGCCATTTTTTCTGTTGCCTACTACGCCACATCTACTATGACTCTTGCATAG
- the LOC138893628 gene encoding uncharacterized protein has translation MWDKLEVTYKGTNKVKETRINLLVRDYELFQMKDGESVEEMFSQFSKIIGDLKSFGKPIRSREHVRKLLRSLSTIWQPKIITLECQDPDKMSYDELRGDLIAFKKTHLDRQVQQEKKIQSHLKQPWLSLKKNLKKKKKEEEEEDEKKKKKKKKKKEKEKEKKEKDKEKGKDKKEEQKKKKEEQKKKEKEQKKNQEEEKKKKKKKNFQKKKSFGAWSDDEESDLEEIANIYFMAIKEYSDEDSDIEKVLHELRKIQREKKDWSLKLEICEIERDMLQEEVHELQLQLNELQKSTSHSSIKSNQSTSHENSSRTRHLSACIHCGKDSHKSNHCRFRKGREKVSANFSDPSCF, from the exons ATGTGGGACAAGTTAGAAGTCACATATAAAggaacaaataaagttaaagaaACAAGGATTAATCTCCTAGTTCGTGACTATGAATTATTCCAAATGAAAGACGGAGAATCAGTGGAAGAAATGTTCTCACAATTCAGCAAAATTATTGGAGATTTAAAATCCTTTGGTAAACCAATCAGAAGTAGAGAGCATGTTAGAAAACTACTAAGAAGCCTATCCACCATTTGGCAACCCAAAATTATTACACTGGAATGTCAGGATCCTGACAAGATGTCATATGATGAACTTAGAGGTGATCTAATTGCCTTTAAAAAAACTCATTTAGACAGGCAAGTACagcaagaaaaaaaaatacaatcgCATTTAAAGCAACCGTGGCTGAGTCTGAAGAAaaatctgaagaagaagaagaaggaggaggaggaggaggatgagaagaagaagaagaagaagaagaagaagaaggagaaggagaaggaaaaGAAGGAGAAGGATAAGGAGAAGGGGAAGGATAAGAAGGAGgagcaaaagaagaaaaaagaggagcagaagaagaaggagaaggagcAGAAGAAGAAccaggaggaggagaagaagaagaagaagaagaa AAATTTCCAAAAGAAGAAGTCATTTGGAGCATGGAGTGATGATGAAGAATCTGATCTTGAGGAAATTGCCAACATTTATTTTATGGCCATCAAAGAATATAGTGATGAAGATTCAG ACATTGAGAAAGTTCTACATGAACTTCGAAAGattcaaagagaaaagaaagactggTCACTGAAACTAGAAATATGTGAAATTGAAAGAGACATGCTTCAAGAAGAAGTTCatgaacttcaacttcaactgaATGAATTGCAAAAATCCACCAGTCACAGTTCCATCAAATCAAACCAGTCAACTTCTCATGAAAACTCTTCTAGGACAAGACATCTTTCTGCATGCATTCATTGTGGCAAAGATAGTCACAAATCTAACCATTGCAGGTTTAGAAAAGGCAGAGAAAAGGTCTCTGCAAATTTTAGTGATCCATCTTGTTTTTAG